Proteins co-encoded in one Paraburkholderia terrae genomic window:
- a CDS encoding LysE family translocator produces the protein MHHYLPILLQIALVYLIALVSPGPNFFMITQLSLAGRRGLGAASALGVGTGSTIWASLAMLGFATVLQRIDWLYNGIRIAGAIYLVWFGIKLVRSSTKRGEAIVVNVETPPANDRGAHFRAWRTGMLTCLTNPKSCAFWTSIFATLFPAHPPLWFYGVALAMIGMMSVGWYGSVALMFATERTQRGYRRLRRPIDGVCGALLVGLGAKLAAES, from the coding sequence ATCATTACCTGCCGATCCTGCTGCAAATCGCCCTCGTCTATCTGATCGCGCTTGTCAGTCCCGGTCCCAACTTCTTCATGATCACGCAACTGTCGCTGGCCGGACGGCGCGGGCTGGGCGCGGCATCGGCGCTGGGCGTCGGCACAGGGTCGACAATCTGGGCCTCGCTCGCGATGCTCGGTTTCGCGACCGTGCTGCAACGGATCGACTGGCTGTACAACGGCATTCGAATCGCGGGCGCGATCTATCTGGTGTGGTTCGGCATCAAGCTCGTGCGTTCGAGCACGAAACGCGGCGAGGCCATCGTCGTGAACGTCGAAACGCCGCCCGCCAATGATCGCGGCGCGCATTTCCGCGCCTGGCGCACGGGCATGCTCACGTGTCTGACGAATCCGAAATCCTGCGCGTTCTGGACCAGTATCTTCGCGACGCTGTTTCCGGCGCACCCGCCGCTGTGGTTCTACGGCGTGGCGCTCGCGATGATCGGGATGATGTCGGTGGGCTGGTACGGCAGCGTCGCGCTGATGTTCGCGACGGAACGCACGCAACGCGGCTATCGACGCCTGCGCCGCCCAATCGACGGCGTGTGCGGCGCGCTGCTCGTCGGCCTGGGCGCGAAACTCGCCGCCGAAAGCTGA